Proteins encoded by one window of Archaeoglobus veneficus SNP6:
- a CDS encoding restriction endonuclease subunit S codes for MLLGFKETPIGKIPEDWEVVRLGDVTKVNPESINPAKEAPDEEFYYIEIDSIQNSKIKSVKKIIGKNAPSRARRVVRENDVIMSTVRPYLKAFVIVPKKYDGQICSTGFAVLRCKNELIEPKYLLYNLFMDRTIEQCNRLMVGGQYPALNQSHVEQLKIPLPPLPEQRKIAEILSTVDEAIQKVDEAIVKTERLKKGLMQELLTKGIGHTEFKDTEIGRIPKEWEVVRLGDVAYEFISGGTPSTKVAKYWNGDIPWIRSVHITKFYIDERSIGQYITKEGLENSAAKIIPKNNLIIATRVGIGKSAVNLIDVAINQDLTGIMLNKSKAEPFFLVWYLNSPKIVSLLESFSRGTTIKGIPQDYIKKLLIPLPPLPEQQKIAEILSTVDKKLELERKRKEKLERIKKGLMNDLLTGRRRVKV; via the coding sequence ATGCTATTGGGATTCAAAGAAACACCAATCGGCAAGATTCCAGAGGATTGGGAGGTTGTAAGGCTTGGGGATGTTACTAAAGTTAATCCTGAATCTATAAACCCTGCTAAAGAGGCTCCTGACGAAGAATTTTATTACATCGAAATAGATTCGATTCAAAATAGCAAAATTAAATCAGTTAAAAAAATTATTGGAAAAAACGCCCCTTCAAGAGCGAGAAGAGTAGTACGTGAGAATGACGTCATCATGTCAACTGTAAGACCTTATTTGAAAGCATTTGTGATAGTACCTAAAAAGTATGATGGACAAATTTGTTCTACAGGTTTTGCAGTATTACGATGTAAAAATGAGTTAATAGAACCCAAGTACTTGCTTTACAATCTCTTTATGGACAGAACAATTGAACAATGTAACAGATTAATGGTTGGTGGACAATATCCTGCTTTGAATCAATCTCATGTTGAGCAGCTAAAAATCCCACTCCCACCACTCCCAGAACAACGCAAAATCGCCGAAATTTTAAGCACAGTTGATGAAGCAATCCAGAAAGTCGACGAAGCGATAGTGAAGACTGAAAGGCTGAAGAAAGGTCTGATGCAGGAGCTTTTGACGAAGGGCATAGGGCACACGGAGTTTAAGGATACGGAGATTGGCAGGATTCCGAAGGAGTGGGAGGTTGTTAGGCTTGGAGATGTTGCATACGAATTCATAAGTGGTGGTACCCCCTCTACCAAAGTGGCAAAATACTGGAATGGAGACATTCCATGGATTAGAAGTGTTCATATCACCAAATTCTATATTGATGAACGCTCCATTGGGCAATATATAACAAAAGAGGGTTTAGAAAACAGTGCAGCAAAAATTATTCCTAAAAATAACCTAATAATTGCAACAAGAGTGGGGATTGGAAAATCTGCTGTTAACTTAATAGATGTAGCAATTAATCAAGATTTAACAGGAATTATGCTCAACAAATCGAAAGCTGAACCCTTCTTTCTTGTATGGTATCTCAATTCTCCCAAAATCGTTAGCTTACTTGAATCATTCTCAAGAGGGACAACAATAAAGGGTATTCCACAAGATTACATTAAAAAGCTACTAATTCCACTCCCACCACTCCCAGAACAGCAAAAAATCGCCGAAATTCTTTCAACTGTGGATAAAAAACTCGAACTCGAAAGGAAAAGAAAGGAGAAGCTTGAAAGAATTAAGAAGGGCTTGATGAATGATTTGTTGACTGGGAGAAGGAGAGTTAAGGTATGA
- a CDS encoding AbrB/MazE/SpoVT family DNA-binding domain-containing protein — MPVTKVDEKGRILLPKEIRDRMNIKPGEEFLVADVDRDAVILKRIDVKKMLEDLIEKAKGVDLEKLEQEVEEEGNRIARKKYKVLD, encoded by the coding sequence ATGCCAGTGACAAAGGTTGATGAAAAGGGTAGAATTCTGCTGCCAAAGGAAATAAGAGACAGGATGAATATCAAGCCGGGGGAAGAATTCTTAGTTGCTGATGTAGACAGAGATGCAGTCATATTAAAGAGGATAGACGTTAAAAAGATGCTCGAAGACTTAATTGAGAAAGCCAAAGGTGTTGATCTGGAAAAGCTTGAACAAGAGGTAGAAGAGGAAGGTAATAGAATTGCAAGGAAAAAGTACAAGGTTCTTGATTGA
- the yjjX gene encoding inosine/xanthosine triphosphatase → MKVVVGSRNPAKIEGVKLAFSRFFYDVEVVGKHVSSGVADQPFDGETVKGAINRAINAYSGEFDFSVGIEAGLFRLKNTATGYLDFQVAAVYNGSRVTIGFGPGFEYPPAVVSEVLKGREVGDVMDEITGIERLGEKQGAIGYLTKGAVTRSELTRIAVTMALIPWINPDLYF, encoded by the coding sequence ATGAAGGTTGTCGTTGGTTCCAGAAATCCCGCGAAGATTGAAGGTGTCAAACTCGCATTTTCCCGCTTCTTTTACGACGTAGAGGTTGTGGGAAAGCACGTGAGCTCCGGCGTTGCAGACCAGCCCTTCGATGGAGAAACTGTAAAGGGGGCAATCAACAGGGCAATAAATGCATACAGCGGGGAGTTTGACTTCAGCGTTGGAATTGAAGCCGGGCTTTTCAGGCTGAAGAACACCGCTACCGGCTACCTCGATTTTCAGGTTGCGGCAGTATACAACGGCTCCCGCGTAACAATTGGCTTCGGCCCTGGCTTCGAGTACCCGCCAGCAGTCGTCAGCGAGGTATTGAAGGGCAGGGAGGTGGGTGACGTGATGGACGAAATAACGGGCATTGAAAGGCTCGGAGAGAAACAGGGAGCGATAGGCTACCTCACTAAAGGAGCCGTAACGAGGAGCGAACTTACGAGGATTGCAGTTACAATGGCTCTCATCCCGTGGATAAATCCAGACCTATACTTTTAG
- a CDS encoding M48 family metallopeptidase, with the protein MLKENSLSDTMDVLVERKPVKHVRIQVLADGKVRVVAPEGFDVNSFINQHYEWIKKKRAEIEELAKDVKGKERMLILNGKFYHLVKDKKFEIKEGDDGVVKYYSLKSLKRKLTEMLRKELKETTAFYSRLLGIKYGKVFIRMQKTKWASCSSKANLSFNLAMLALPEKLREYIVVHELIHLIEPTHSKAFWELVGFYYPEYKKAEQDLKKYWVIVERNEIWRVLRNLR; encoded by the coding sequence ATGCTGAAAGAGAACTCGCTGAGTGATACCATGGACGTGCTGGTAGAGAGAAAGCCTGTTAAACATGTTCGAATCCAGGTTTTGGCAGATGGGAAGGTTAGAGTAGTTGCTCCAGAAGGCTTCGATGTTAATTCTTTCATAAACCAGCATTATGAATGGATAAAGAAAAAGAGAGCCGAGATTGAGGAACTTGCGAAAGATGTGAAGGGAAAGGAAAGAATGCTCATTCTAAACGGTAAGTTCTACCATCTCGTGAAAGACAAGAAATTTGAGATTAAAGAGGGCGACGATGGGGTAGTCAAATACTACAGCCTGAAAAGTCTGAAGAGAAAATTAACAGAAATGCTTAGAAAAGAGCTGAAGGAGACAACAGCTTTCTACTCAAGGCTTTTGGGTATAAAGTATGGAAAGGTATTCATAAGAATGCAAAAAACGAAGTGGGCAAGCTGCTCGTCAAAAGCAAACCTCAGCTTCAACCTTGCAATGCTTGCGCTTCCAGAGAAGCTTAGAGAATATATCGTCGTTCACGAGCTCATCCATCTAATAGAGCCAACACATTCAAAAGCCTTCTGGGAGCTGGTTGGTTTTTATTATCCAGAATACAAGAAGGCTGAACAGGATTTGAAGAAGTACTGGGTTATTGTGGAAAGAAACGAGATTTGGAGGGTTTTGAGAAATTTGAGGTAA
- a CDS encoding HEPN domain-containing protein: MKLAKILLDISKQDLAAAKCLYENELYSQAVFYLQQSVEKAAKAFGLLMGIISENELKGRKGIGHNPLKIHKKVADKQLEQIGKLKDGFEILPELKKTELIRTINIEEMHKTLEKFIMFYETITKEKPVSISKDEIEQIIEELEDFEMEIQELKRNIHALTISESEISKLKSDLLEFFNTLYIYDSEKIEKVKEDLEQVLNPKLIEDALRKLILVLSDVIYIHFSLFYFSIITFPHAVNTRYPEVELNPLEIYNKEHPLVQLFEECFEIVNKTLKRIEGIMKSLNEQ; this comes from the coding sequence ATGAAATTAGCCAAAATTCTTTTGGATATCTCTAAGCAAGATTTAGCAGCTGCAAAATGTTTGTATGAAAATGAATTATACTCTCAGGCAGTATTCTATCTCCAGCAGAGTGTGGAGAAAGCAGCGAAGGCTTTTGGTTTATTAATGGGAATTATAAGTGAGAATGAATTAAAAGGGAGAAAAGGCATTGGACATAACCCGCTTAAAATTCATAAAAAGGTTGCAGATAAACAGTTGGAACAAATAGGGAAGCTCAAAGATGGATTTGAGATACTTCCAGAGTTAAAAAAGACTGAATTAATCAGAACGATTAACATTGAGGAGATGCATAAGACTTTAGAGAAGTTTATAATGTTCTACGAAACCATTACTAAAGAAAAGCCAGTTTCTATTTCTAAAGATGAAATTGAACAAATCATTGAAGAGTTAGAAGATTTTGAGATGGAAATACAAGAGCTAAAAAGAAATATCCATGCTCTCACCATTTCTGAGAGTGAAATCAGCAAGCTAAAAAGCGATTTGCTAGAATTTTTTAATACCCTGTACATCTATGATTCTGAAAAAATTGAGAAAGTAAAGGAGGATTTAGAACAAGTATTAAATCCAAAATTAATTGAGGACGCACTTAGAAAATTGATTCTGGTGCTTTCAGATGTCATATATATACATTTTTCTTTATTTTATTTTTCAATAATTACCTTTCCACACGCAGTGAATACTAGATATCCCGAAGTGGAACTTAATCCCCTTGAAATTTACAATAAGGAGCACCCTTTGGTTCAGTTATTCGAAGAATGTTTCGAAATAGTTAACAAAACCTTAAAGAGAATTGAAGGAATTATGAAAAGTCTTAATGAACAATGA
- a CDS encoding FAD-dependent oxidoreductase, with protein MTKIVVIGGGAAGLKAAARARRRDEEAEITVIEAGEYPSMSRCGLPYYIEGLVHEIENLLQTTYGAVRTPEFFKRVKNIDVLTKTKAKRIDREKKVVEIERNGSSDELPYDYLVIATGSKPARPQIPGIDAEGVVHLHSAEDAEKIVEAWEDGAEEAVIIGGGLIGMECAEALSRLDMKVTMVEIMDHILPTLLDAEMAALVKAHLKENGVEVLTGYRVEEIVTDGEAVSGVKIGEKVMPAQLVLIATGVRPNVELAKSAGLEIGETGAIKVNKYLQTSDPSIYAGGDCVENIHILTGKPIYAPLGSTANKHGRVMGDNVTGGKSTFPGVIGTTIFKVFDFTVARTGLTEKEARQLGYDVITAIAPSPDRFHHYPGQKPIRVKIIADKSGKLLGAQAVGLGVVDKRIDVLATAIQMGATIDDVANLDLAYAPPFSMALDTVIVAANIARNKRDGLIESISAEELRKKIESDEDFIILDVRTDEEAEKNPLEDRRVIHIPLDRLRESVDKLPKDREIFTVCQVGARGYEAARFLIQKGFRAKMVEGGMAILGVLVSR; from the coding sequence TTGACGAAAATCGTTGTTATTGGTGGGGGTGCTGCGGGTCTCAAAGCTGCGGCGAGGGCAAGAAGACGGGATGAAGAAGCCGAAATAACGGTCATAGAAGCGGGAGAATATCCTTCCATGTCCCGATGCGGTTTGCCCTACTACATCGAAGGCCTTGTTCACGAAATTGAAAACCTTCTGCAGACCACCTACGGAGCTGTAAGAACGCCGGAATTCTTTAAGCGGGTCAAAAACATCGATGTGCTAACGAAAACGAAGGCAAAGCGAATAGACCGCGAGAAGAAAGTTGTCGAGATTGAAAGAAACGGCAGCAGCGACGAACTTCCCTACGACTACTTGGTAATCGCCACAGGCTCCAAGCCTGCAAGGCCGCAAATTCCAGGAATTGATGCCGAGGGTGTCGTTCACCTTCACTCAGCCGAAGATGCTGAGAAAATCGTGGAAGCGTGGGAAGATGGGGCAGAAGAGGCAGTGATAATAGGTGGCGGTCTCATAGGAATGGAGTGTGCAGAAGCACTTTCGAGGCTCGACATGAAGGTTACGATGGTCGAAATAATGGATCACATCCTTCCCACACTCCTCGATGCTGAAATGGCCGCTCTTGTTAAGGCACATCTGAAAGAAAACGGCGTTGAGGTTCTAACGGGCTACAGGGTTGAGGAGATAGTCACGGATGGCGAAGCAGTTTCGGGAGTCAAAATCGGCGAGAAGGTCATGCCTGCCCAGCTTGTTCTCATTGCAACAGGCGTAAGACCAAACGTCGAGCTTGCGAAGAGTGCAGGCCTTGAGATTGGTGAGACGGGGGCTATTAAGGTAAACAAGTACCTGCAGACGAGCGACCCCAGCATTTACGCTGGCGGTGACTGCGTGGAAAACATTCACATCCTCACAGGTAAACCCATCTACGCTCCTCTCGGTTCGACTGCGAACAAGCACGGCAGAGTAATGGGGGACAACGTAACCGGCGGGAAGTCAACTTTTCCGGGCGTGATTGGAACTACGATCTTCAAGGTCTTCGACTTTACGGTTGCGAGAACTGGCCTTACTGAAAAGGAGGCGAGACAGCTTGGATACGATGTGATTACAGCCATAGCTCCATCTCCTGACAGGTTCCACCACTACCCTGGGCAGAAGCCCATAAGGGTCAAGATAATAGCCGATAAATCCGGAAAGCTGCTGGGTGCGCAGGCTGTTGGCCTTGGAGTGGTTGACAAGAGGATAGACGTCCTTGCAACAGCAATACAGATGGGGGCAACGATCGATGACGTGGCAAACCTCGACCTTGCCTACGCCCCGCCCTTCTCCATGGCTCTGGATACAGTCATAGTTGCTGCAAACATAGCGAGGAACAAGAGAGACGGTCTGATAGAAAGTATTTCTGCTGAGGAGTTAAGAAAGAAGATTGAAAGCGACGAAGACTTCATCATTCTCGATGTGAGGACTGATGAAGAGGCTGAGAAGAACCCGCTTGAGGATAGGAGAGTTATTCACATCCCCCTTGACAGACTCAGAGAGTCCGTGGATAAGCTGCCAAAGGACAGAGAGATATTCACCGTCTGCCAGGTGGGAGCGAGGGGGTACGAAGCGGCGAGATTTCTCATTCAGAAGGGGTTCAGAGCCAAGATGGTCGAAGGAGGCATGGCGATACTCGGAGTCCTTGTAAGCAGGTAA
- a CDS encoding type II toxin-antitoxin system VapC family toxin: MIDTNVFIAAVKKGWTKTTDLVLHLLANPDFEIVANDVLIAEYEKYAKGLNAEEFLEFIKLRIVILNPSEDEIEKCEPYFPENEAADIVHAATCLKAKAVLITNDRHFDKIKETGLIEVWSISKAITKILGN; this comes from the coding sequence TTGATTGATACTAACGTCTTTATTGCAGCCGTTAAAAAAGGATGGACTAAAACAACTGATTTAGTTCTTCACCTTCTTGCTAATCCAGACTTTGAGATCGTAGCAAATGATGTTCTGATTGCAGAGTATGAGAAATATGCCAAAGGACTAAATGCTGAAGAATTTCTTGAGTTTATAAAACTGAGGATTGTTATATTAAATCCTTCAGAGGATGAGATAGAAAAGTGTGAGCCTTATTTTCCAGAAAATGAGGCTGCTGATATTGTCCATGCCGCAACCTGCCTGAAAGCAAAGGCAGTTTTGATAACAAACGATAGGCACTTTGATAAAATTAAAGAGACAGGTTTAATAGAAGTCTGGAGTATTTCTAAAGCAATAACCAAGATTCTCGGGAATTAG
- a CDS encoding SPL family radical SAM protein, which yields MTDVVRPFDPWKSKLCTCGEKYSFNPYTGCMHGCLYCYATYIPRFGSVRLKERLLARLEKDLRRIDIEKPISMSNSSDPYPPIEKEHRITRNCIKLMKEYDVKLLVVTKSDIVARDVDILSEMNSCVSVTVTGFKFAKILEPNAPEPEKRIEAMKRLKDAGIPVVLRLDPVLPFVNEEEVEEVLRKCDFVDHVVTSTLKLRGDSFKRIVSAFPRFEKIYKELYFKRGEKIQNSWYMPESMRLEIIGRVEKICDEMGISCAFCREGFLFKAESCDGQHLL from the coding sequence ATGACCGACGTGGTCAGGCCGTTCGACCCCTGGAAATCGAAACTCTGCACATGCGGAGAGAAGTACTCCTTCAACCCATACACCGGCTGCATGCACGGCTGCCTTTACTGCTACGCGACATACATCCCCCGCTTTGGGAGCGTACGCCTTAAGGAAAGACTGCTTGCAAGGCTTGAAAAAGATTTGAGAAGGATTGACATAGAAAAGCCCATATCAATGTCAAACAGCTCCGACCCTTACCCGCCGATTGAGAAAGAACACAGAATAACGAGGAACTGTATCAAGCTGATGAAAGAGTACGATGTCAAGCTTCTCGTTGTAACCAAGAGCGACATCGTTGCGAGGGATGTGGATATCCTTTCGGAAATGAATTCCTGCGTCAGCGTTACGGTTACTGGCTTCAAGTTTGCGAAGATACTGGAACCGAACGCTCCTGAACCGGAGAAGAGAATTGAAGCTATGAAAAGACTGAAAGATGCAGGAATTCCCGTTGTTCTTCGGCTCGATCCAGTTCTGCCCTTCGTTAATGAGGAAGAGGTTGAGGAAGTTCTGAGGAAGTGCGACTTCGTTGATCACGTCGTTACTTCAACGCTGAAGCTAAGGGGCGATTCTTTCAAAAGGATCGTTTCGGCATTTCCACGGTTCGAGAAAATCTATAAGGAACTTTACTTCAAAAGAGGCGAGAAGATACAGAACTCGTGGTACATGCCAGAATCAATGCGTTTAGAAATTATAGGGAGGGTAGAGAAGATTTGCGACGAGATGGGAATAAGCTGCGCTTTCTGTAGGGAGGGTTTTCTGTTTAAAGCTGAGAGCTGTGATGGCCAGCATCTGCTGTGA
- a CDS encoding type I restriction endonuclease subunit R, producing the protein MRKEKIQSEDYLSEILGSFGWEYRSLKPDDVLAIEEFRSSLKRINDVSDEEIDEVINYLTTRSFDAEGCIQILEAIKRGVTIKDKDGNLKTVKLVDFVDLKANSLIYSRQVSFRNVIIPDIVLFVNGIPLAVIECKKMAKDWKEGYEQIKRYEKQVPELFKYAQIGMSFADRLVYFPIVRWAENVAVYEWKPEFDILKPEILLDVVKYFTYYREQGGEITKVLPRYMQYRAANAIADRAVKYARGIEDRNKGLVWHWQGTGKTLTMVFAAEKIRDLLGNPTIFFIVDRVELQKQISDELKNLKIHCEVIESIGHLKRVLSHADGKRGFFITLIHKFREEDLAELREQIKSQEWSIMARKDVVCLIDEGHRTQYGELAASMRSILKNASFFAFTGTPVAKKGRDTYASFGYPDEPYLDRYFITDSISDGFTVKIAYQSRLDDVHLDRENLEVFLSSRLEEIPEEYRERVEEDLKRRLNRVKVILEDERRIERIARDIASHYIKNVKPFKAMVVAVSRKACLSYKKALDKFLKPEETEIVMTFSQNDSREMLEYMNWQMKKYGKDDLKLVHEEIVTRFKKKENPKILIVTDMLLTGFDAPILQTMYLDKPLKEHRLLQAIARTNRPFIKDGQNLKGAGLIIDYVGIFKFLKKAFEMYEEEDIRGAAYNIEEIKEELRKKIDEAFSLFDFELSYDRDVMDRAVLVLEEKIEDFRKLYFEIRNLYRLLLEERLEFKDKFDLLSELYHTYLQRQNRLDAEIEQKRDQFYREALKFIHETIDIERIKKDYPVVVIDDEFLKRIREGKERRNFYDLLFAVKNYTREMNDETIVEKVDRIVRDWNERKREMDELYEELKTIAEIINEERKEKEKLGLNEKEYRVLKLLRSHLSEKIEDDELVDCLKEMLKEVESVTFPRWYEKSEVVGEISRRVLLFLIKNFKGKVDSPTKTRDDIVRFLKLYAERELAE; encoded by the coding sequence GTGAGAAAGGAGAAAATTCAATCTGAAGACTATCTTTCGGAAATTCTGGGGTCGTTTGGCTGGGAGTATAGATCTCTAAAACCAGACGATGTTCTGGCAATAGAAGAATTCAGGAGCTCTTTAAAAAGGATTAATGACGTTAGCGATGAGGAAATTGACGAAGTGATAAATTATCTCACTACACGCTCATTCGATGCTGAAGGCTGCATTCAGATCCTTGAAGCGATAAAGAGGGGAGTAACTATAAAAGACAAGGATGGCAATCTCAAAACTGTAAAACTCGTTGATTTTGTAGATTTGAAGGCTAACAGCCTCATATACTCGAGGCAGGTTAGTTTTAGGAACGTCATCATACCTGACATCGTCCTCTTCGTGAATGGCATCCCTCTCGCTGTTATAGAATGTAAAAAGATGGCTAAAGACTGGAAGGAAGGGTATGAACAAATCAAAAGGTACGAAAAGCAGGTGCCTGAGCTTTTCAAGTACGCTCAGATAGGGATGAGCTTTGCAGACAGGCTTGTTTACTTCCCCATTGTGAGGTGGGCTGAGAATGTTGCTGTTTACGAATGGAAGCCCGAATTTGATATTCTAAAACCTGAGATTCTGCTTGACGTAGTCAAATATTTCACGTACTACAGGGAGCAGGGAGGAGAGATCACAAAGGTTCTGCCGAGGTACATGCAGTACAGAGCGGCGAATGCAATAGCAGACAGAGCCGTAAAATATGCCAGAGGAATAGAAGACAGAAATAAAGGGCTGGTATGGCACTGGCAGGGAACGGGCAAAACACTGACGATGGTTTTTGCCGCTGAGAAGATTAGAGATTTGCTTGGCAACCCTACAATCTTTTTCATCGTCGATAGGGTTGAGCTTCAAAAGCAGATTTCCGACGAACTCAAGAATCTAAAGATTCACTGTGAGGTTATAGAGAGTATTGGTCATCTAAAGCGAGTTTTAAGCCATGCCGATGGCAAGAGGGGATTTTTCATTACTCTCATTCACAAATTCAGAGAGGAAGACCTTGCCGAGTTAAGAGAGCAGATAAAAAGCCAGGAATGGAGCATAATGGCAAGAAAAGACGTTGTTTGCCTGATAGATGAAGGGCATCGAACACAGTATGGGGAGCTCGCTGCAAGCATGCGAAGTATCCTGAAGAATGCAAGCTTCTTCGCATTCACGGGCACACCAGTAGCGAAGAAGGGCAGAGATACCTATGCCAGCTTTGGTTATCCAGACGAACCGTACCTTGACAGGTACTTTATAACCGACTCAATCAGCGATGGCTTCACGGTCAAAATAGCGTATCAATCGAGGCTCGATGACGTTCACCTTGATAGAGAGAACCTCGAGGTTTTTCTGTCATCCAGACTTGAGGAGATTCCTGAGGAGTACCGGGAGCGGGTTGAGGAAGACCTGAAGAGAAGACTGAACAGAGTAAAGGTAATTCTTGAGGATGAAAGAAGGATTGAGAGGATTGCGAGAGACATTGCGAGCCACTACATCAAGAACGTTAAGCCCTTCAAGGCGATGGTTGTTGCGGTGAGCAGAAAAGCCTGTTTATCCTACAAGAAAGCCCTGGATAAGTTCCTGAAGCCGGAGGAAACTGAAATCGTGATGACCTTTTCACAAAACGACTCCAGAGAGATGCTCGAGTACATGAACTGGCAGATGAAAAAGTATGGTAAGGACGATTTAAAGCTTGTTCACGAGGAGATAGTTACGAGATTTAAGAAGAAGGAGAATCCCAAGATCCTCATTGTTACAGATATGCTGCTTACCGGCTTCGATGCTCCCATTTTGCAAACGATGTACCTCGATAAGCCTTTGAAAGAACATCGATTGCTTCAAGCCATAGCAAGAACAAACAGGCCATTCATAAAAGATGGTCAGAACCTCAAGGGAGCAGGTTTAATCATAGATTATGTCGGCATCTTCAAGTTCCTCAAGAAGGCATTTGAAATGTATGAAGAAGAGGACATCAGAGGAGCGGCTTACAACATTGAGGAGATTAAAGAGGAGCTAAGGAAAAAGATAGATGAAGCTTTCAGTCTCTTCGATTTCGAGCTTTCTTACGATAGAGATGTAATGGATAGGGCAGTCCTCGTCCTTGAAGAGAAAATAGAGGACTTCAGAAAGCTGTACTTCGAGATCAGAAATCTATACAGGTTACTGCTTGAGGAGAGACTTGAATTCAAAGATAAGTTCGATCTGCTTTCTGAGCTCTACCACACTTATTTGCAGAGACAAAACAGGCTTGATGCTGAGATTGAGCAGAAGAGGGATCAGTTTTATCGCGAGGCTTTGAAATTCATCCACGAAACGATTGATATTGAGAGGATAAAGAAGGATTACCCGGTTGTTGTAATCGATGATGAATTCCTGAAAAGGATCAGAGAGGGCAAGGAGAGAAGAAACTTCTACGATTTGCTTTTCGCAGTCAAAAACTACACGAGGGAGATGAACGATGAAACGATTGTTGAGAAGGTCGATAGGATAGTCAGGGACTGGAACGAAAGAAAGAGAGAAATGGATGAACTCTACGAAGAGCTGAAAACGATAGCCGAGATTATAAACGAAGAAAGAAAAGAGAAGGAAAAGCTTGGGCTAAACGAGAAAGAATACCGAGTTCTGAAACTTCTAAGGAGCCATTTAAGTGAGAAGATTGAGGACGATGAACTCGTTGATTGCCTGAAAGAGATGCTGAAAGAAGTTGAAAGTGTAACTTTTCCGAGATGGTACGAGAAGAGTGAAGTTGTTGGTGAGATTTCCAGAAGAGTATTGCTCTTCCTAATAAAGAACTTTAAGGGCAAGGTTGATAGTCCCACAAAGACGAGAGATGATATTGTTAGGTTTTTAAAGCTGTATGCTGAAAGAGAACTCGCTGAGTGA
- a CDS encoding phosphopantetheine adenylyltransferase gives MRKKVALGGTFEPLHEGHKKLIDVAINLGEVTIGITCDELARKRLRSVLPYEIRAENLRQYVLRRYGFEPEIVKIEDIYGKTLEVDFDYIVVSPETYGVAELINEKRKEMGKKEMEIVKVDWVIAEDGNPISATRIKKGEIDRYGKPIR, from the coding sequence ATGAGAAAAAAAGTCGCTCTCGGTGGAACCTTTGAACCACTTCACGAAGGGCACAAAAAACTGATAGACGTTGCGATAAACCTTGGAGAAGTAACGATAGGTATAACCTGCGATGAACTCGCGAGGAAGAGACTGCGCTCGGTTCTGCCGTACGAAATACGGGCCGAAAACCTGAGACAGTACGTCCTGAGGCGTTACGGCTTCGAACCAGAGATTGTCAAGATTGAGGACATATACGGTAAAACACTCGAGGTTGATTTTGACTATATCGTAGTTTCCCCAGAAACATACGGAGTTGCAGAGCTTATCAACGAAAAAAGAAAAGAGATGGGCAAGAAAGAGATGGAAATCGTAAAGGTTGACTGGGTCATAGCGGAGGACGGCAATCCAATATCGGCCACGAGGATTAAGAAAGGTGAAATTGACCGCTATGGAAAGCCGATAAGGTGA
- a CDS encoding winged helix-turn-helix transcriptional regulator has translation MKEPTDYLVRKISKKPNLTILLALKSGSKKWSDLEKLLNKKYVYQGLKELLNLGLIEVVITHDTPTGSKAYQLTPLGKKIVQHIEEIEKEFGEYHSQTPPKDPEKFIGEVIGGEGLD, from the coding sequence GTGAAAGAGCCAACTGACTACCTCGTTCGTAAAATATCAAAAAAACCTAATCTCACAATATTGCTCGCCCTAAAATCCGGAAGCAAAAAATGGAGCGATTTAGAGAAACTACTCAATAAAAAATACGTTTACCAAGGATTAAAGGAACTCCTGAATCTTGGCCTTATTGAAGTTGTAATTACCCATGACACCCCAACAGGCTCAAAAGCCTACCAGCTCACCCCTCTTGGCAAAAAAATTGTTCAGCACATAGAGGAGATAGAAAAGGAGTTCGGGGAGTACCATTCTCAGACTCCACCTAAAGATCCGGAGAAGTTTATTGGAGAAGTGATAGGGGGTGAAGGTCTTGACTAA